The following coding sequences lie in one Zingiber officinale cultivar Zhangliang chromosome 2B, Zo_v1.1, whole genome shotgun sequence genomic window:
- the LOC122048194 gene encoding pollen-specific leucine-rich repeat extensin-like protein 1, whose translation MGMPLNLPIMKIFGQLLLLLSILASSYSYALTDAEAAFIARRQLLSLSKNVDLPDDFEFDVKVGFEFASPRIRRAYIALQAWRHAMYSDPSNITGNWVGPSVCNYNGVFCAKALDDPSLDVVAGIDINGADIAGYLPNELGLLTDMALFHINSNRFCGIIPKSFSRLVLLYEIDVSNNRFVGPFPMVLVGLPSLRYLDLRYNDFEGPLPSELFDKNLDVVVLNNNRFTSGIPENFGNSTASVIVLANNNLGGCIPSSAGRMGTTLNELVLLNNGLVGCLPSEIGLLGNVTVLDASWNSLVGMLPTSFTGLSKVEQLDLSNNVLTGAVTKNVCGLSSLANFTFSNNYFSVEDDECVPSLKKSDVSFDDQGNCLENRPEQKQGKVCLPVVSHPVNCSKQNCGSSPGSSSTPSPSVAAPAPKATAPKSPKSTPISPSSSPSKNPKTPPTPQVPSPGQETPTPSKPVTPSSPRPSTPDSSQQPSPKPVTPSSPRPSTPDSSQQPSPKPEKASSTSPPESSHESTQSPPPSSPSSVASPPKQVPHDQSPVQRFRAPPPPRSTSEAPTPMPSPQTPQEAKSTPPQSSHSQTTPVNSPPMVNSPPIASPPPPPTVQTPPSKMDSSPPPSVQSSPPIVQSTPPPAPLQFSPPPPVSKSPPPVANTPPPTVDSPPSPSVQLSQSPPQPLLQSPPPPLRSPPPPTQSSPPPMNSPPPPVQSPPPPVYSPPPPPVQSPPPPMYSPPPPPPVQSPPPPTQSPPPPVQSPPPPSPTQSPPPPVQSPPPPSPAQSPPPPVYSPPPPPVYSPPPPATYPPPPPTSSSSSSPPPPPPPPPPPTTTTTSSLSPPSTETPEAPEHFDILPPVGGLSYASPPPPIFKGY comes from the coding sequence ATGGGGATGCCCCTCAATCTTCCCATCATGAAGATCTTTGGccaactcctcctcctcctctccatccTCGCCTCCTCTTATTCATACGCTCTCACCGACGCCGAAGCCGCCTTCATTGCCCGTCGACAACTCCTCAGCCTCTCTAAGAATGTCGACCTCCCCGACGACTTCGAATTCGACGTCAAGGTCGGGTTCGAATTCGCTAGCCCGCGCATTCGACGTGCCTACATTGCCCTTCAAGCTTGGAGACACGCCATGTACTCCGACCCCTCCAACATCACCGGAAATTGGGTCGGCCCCAGCGTGTGCAACTACAACGGCGTGTTCTGTGCCAAAGCACTCGATGACCCTTCTCTCGACGTCGTCGCCGGCATCGACATCAATGGCGCAGACATCGCAGGCTATCTACCAAACGAGCTCGGTCTGCTCACCGACATGGCACTCTTCCACATCAACTCCAACAGGTTTTGTGGGATCATCCCCAAGAGCTTCTCGCGGCTAGTGCTCCTCTATGAGATCGATGTCAGCAACAACCGCTTTGTGGGGCCATTTCCCATGGTCCTTGTCGGCCTACCATCCTTGCGGTACCTTGATCTCCGCTACAATGACTTCGAGGGCCCTTTGCCATCGGAGCTCTTCGACAAGAATCTCGACGTCGTCGTCTTAAACAACAATAGGTTCACCTCAGGCATCCCTGAGAATTTCGGCAATTCGACTGCGTCGGTCATTGTTTTGGCCAACAACAATCTCGGCGGATGCATTCCCAGTAGCGCCGGGAGGATGGGAACCACACTGAATGAGTTGGTGTTGTTGAACAATGGGCTCGTCGGCTGCTTGCCGTCGGAGATCGGGCTCCTCGGCAATGTCACCGTGCTCGATGCGAGCTGGAATTCGTTGGTCGGCATGCTTCCGACGAGCTTCACCGGATTGAGTAAAGTGGAGCAATTGGATCTGTCCAACAATGTCCTCACTGGGGCGGTGACCAAGAATGTTTGTGGCTTGTCTAGCCTTGCTAATTTTACATTCTCTAACAACTATTTTAGTGTGGAAGACGATGAGTGCGTGCCGTCGTTGAAGAAATCTGATGTCTCGTTTGATGATCAAGGCAATTGTCTGGAGAATAGGCCGGAGCAGAAGCAGGGGAAGGTATGTTTGCCTGTGGTCAGCCACCCAGTGAATTGTAGCAAACAAAATTGTGGATCTTCTCCCGGCTCTTCTTCAACTCCGTCGCCATCAGTGGCAGCTCCGGCTCCGAAGGCAACCGCACCAAAATCACCGAAATCGACACCGATATCTCCGTCGTCGTCGCCTTCAAAGAATCCGAAGACGCCGCCGACTCCCCAAGTACCGTCACCTGGACAGGAAACACCAACACCTTCAAAGCCAGTGACACCATCATCTCCAAGACCATCAACACCGGATTCTTCACAACAACCATCACCGAAGCCTGTGACACCATCATCTCCAAGACCATCAACACCAGATTCTTCGCAACAGCCATCACCCAAGCCTGAAAAAGCATCATCCACGTCGCCTCCTGAGAGCTCTCATGAATCAACCCAATCTCCTCCACCATCGTCTCCATCTTCAGTGGCGTCACCGCCGAAACAGGTACCGCATGATCAATCACCGGTGCAAAGATTCCGTGCACCGCCTCCTCCTAGATCGACATCAGAGGCGCCGACGCCAATGCCCTCACCGCAAACGCCACAGGAAGCAAAGAGCACGCCACCACAATCATCCCACTCGCAAACAACTCCGGTTAACTCTCCACCGATGGTAAATTCACCTCCTATAGCATCACCACCTCCACCTCCTACAGTGCAAACTCCACCGTCGAAAATGGATTCATCACCGCCTCCTTCGGTACAATCCTCTCCACCAATCGTTCAATCAACACCACCACCAGCTCCGTTACAATTTTCTCCACCTCCACCAGTCAGTAAATCTCCACCTCCAGTAGCAAATACACCCCCACCGACAGTGGATTCACCACCATCTCCTTCAGTGCAATTATCTCAATCACCACCACAGCCTTTGCTGCAGTCTCCTCCACCACCATTGCGCTCACCGCCTCCTCCAACACAATCTTCTCCACCACCTATGAACTCTCCACCGCCTCCTGTACAATCTCCCCCTCCTCCAGTGTattcaccaccaccaccaccggtGCAATCCCCTCCACCACCAATGTACTCACCACCTCCTCCACCTCCAGTCCAATCACCACCACCGCCAACACAATCTCCTCCGCCTCCAGTCCAATCTCCACCTCCGCCATCACCAACACAATCTCCTCCACCACCAGTCCAATCGCCACCTCCGCCATCACCAGCACAATCCCCACCACCACCCGTTTactcaccaccaccaccaccagtaTATTCTCCTCCACCACCAGCAACGTATCCACCCCCACCTCcaacctcctcctcatcatcatcgccaccaccaccaccaccaccaccaccaccaccaacaacaacaacaacttcatctCTTTCTCCTCCTTCAACAGAAACCCCAGAAGCCCCAGAGCACTTCGATATCTTGCCTCCGGTTGGTGGGTTGAGCTACGCATCACCACCCCCACCAATCTTCAAAGGCTACTAA